GATCGGGCATATCGGCGTGATCCGCGCGCTGCTGAGCGGCCTGGGCCTGGCCGATCGCACGGCGAATCTGCTGCTGTGGAACATGGAGCGCCTCCGCGCGGGCCAGACCGATCTGATCCGGAGGCAGCTTGCCGATGTCCACGGCGAGGAGCTGTTTGACCTGGGGCCGCTCGCCGAGCTGCCCGACGATCAGATCGAGGCGCTGCTGCTGACGATGCTGCGCGCCGTGGGCCTGCGCCTCGACACCTCGACGCGACCGCCTGAGGCGATTGTGGCGCGGCTGGTGCGTAAGCTGCGGCGCGATGATCCGCAGCCGCGTGTCGAGCGGGCGCTGCATCTGATGAGCCAGCTGGCCGGAGCGCGTGGCGCGCCCGATGTGGCGCTGCCGCAGCTTGAGGCGCTCTTCGCCGCCGAGGAGATCGATCCCGCGCCGATCGGCGAGCTGCGCGCGATCCTCGATCTGCTCAGTGCTCAGGCCATACCCATAGAGCGGCTGACCGTCGATGCCGGGCTAGGTCGCGGCCTGCACTACTACACCGGGCTGATCTTCGAGATCGCCAGCGCCGACGGCCTTCAGCTCTGCGGCGGCGGTCGCTACGACGATCTGGTGACGGCGCTGGGCGGTCGCGCGAGCGTGCCTGCGATCGGCTGTGCGTACGGATTGGAGCGCGTAGCCTCCGCTCTCGCCGGGAGGCCGCAGCCAGCGCCCGCGCCGACCGTGCTGGTGATGGCCGAGGATCTGGCCTACTTTGCGGCGGCGCTGACGACCGCCGAGCATCTGCGCGCGCGCGGCTACGTCGCGATCGTCGATGTGCGTGGCCGCAGCTTCAACGCCAATGTCCGCGATGCCGTTCGACGCGATGCGCTGGCGGTGGCGATCTGTGATAACCAGTCGCCGGAGCATGTGCGCTGGTACACGCTCGCCGATCGCACCGAACAAACGCTGCATCTCGACGCTATTCCGCAAGGAGGAACCGCATGAGCTATGGCAAGCCCCGCGACAGCGCCTATGTCGCGCTGCGTCCCGATCAGTTGGCGGCAAAGCTGGCGGAGGCTCCCGTCGCGTATGTGCCCTGGGGCGCGCTCGAATGGCACAGCATGCATCTGCCGGTCGGGCTGGATGGCCTGGTCGCGGAGTGTATCGCCGAGCGCGCGGTCGCGCGTACCAGCGGCGTGGTGCTGCCGACGATGTATCTGCCGATCACCGCGCTGCCGCATCGCTTCTCGATCTCGCTCAGCGCGTCGACGGTGCGGGCGGTGCTTGAGGAGCTGCTGGCGGAGCTGGCGCGGATCGGCTTTCGGGTGGTGGTGCTGCTGAGCGGACACTACGCGCAGGGCCACGAGCTGGTGCTGATCGATGTCGCCGAGCGCGCGATCGTCGATCATAATCTGCTGGTGCTGGCGACGCCGCCGATGGCGCTGGTCAGCGAGGAGTATCTCGATCATGCCGGGCGCTGGGAAACCGCGCAGCTCCTGGCGACGCATCCTGAGCTGGTCGATCTGCGTGCGCTCACCCAGGCGCTGGCCGACTATCCCGCCGGTCATGTCGCCGATCTGGGCATCCTGGGCGAGCTGCCCGTGTCGGCGACCGCTGCCAGCGGCGAGGTTGCGATCGAGCAGGCGCTCGACGCGATTGCGCAGTGGGTCAGCCTGCTGCTCCAGACTGGCGATCCACAGCCGCTCCGCGAGTTCTACGCGAGCCGCCGCGCGCTCTACCAGTCCTTCGTCGATCGCTACTTCAGCGGCTCGTACGAGGACGCCGCCGCCGCGTGGTGGGCGGAGCGGGTGAGGCGGGATTGATAGCGAAGAACAAAGAACAAACAAACAAAGAACAAAGGAACAGGTGGAGAGCCAAGAGCCAAGAACCGGGTGCCACGCCCAGAGGGCACCCGGCGCACTAAGAACTACGAACTAAGAACCAGGCACAGATTCTCCCCCTCTCCTATCACGGCGAAGGCGGAGGCCCGCCTGAGCGTGGGGCAGAGGGTGGCGCGGCAGCGACGGGGGTGAGGGCCGCAGCTTGAAACTCGAAACTTGAAACTTTGAACCGTGAGCCGGGTGAACAACTGATGCCGAAACAAACAGAGGACGACACAAAGAACAAAGAAACGTAACAAAGAACAACCGACTGACAAAGCCAGTCGTTTTGTTCTTTGCTCTTTGTTCTTTGTTCTACCATTACACATATGCTACGCTTTGCAATTCCTTCCAAAGGCTCGCTGTACGATGCAGCGACGCGCTTTCTTGAAAGCAGCGGCCTGAAAGTGTCGCGGCCCAACCCACGGCAGTACACGGCCCGTATCCGCAGCCTGCCCGATGCCGAGGTGCTGCTGCACCGTCCGGCGGACATTGTGCAGAAGGTTGCGGCGGGCGATGTCGACCTGGGCATCACCGGCCTCGATCTGGTGGCGGAGCTGGCGGGCGACGACCAGAACCTGCTGATCGCCGATGAGGACCTGGGCTTTGGCGGCGTCGATCTAGTGCTGGCGGTGCCCGAAGCCTGGGTCGATGTGCAATCCCGGCACGATCTGGCCGATCTGGCCGCGGAGTGGGCCGCTGAGGGTCGTCAGCTTCGCATCGCGACCAAGTATCCCAACCTGGTGCGCGCCTTCTGCTACCGCCAGGGCATCAACGTCTTCACGCTCGTCGACTCGCAGGGCGCGACCGAGGCGGCTCCCGCGCTGGGCTACGCCGATCTGATCGCCGACATCACCGAAACCGGCACGACGTTTCGCGAGAACCGGCTCAAGATCGTCGCGGGCACCACGATGCTGCGCTCGCAGGCGTGTCTGATCTGCGGGCGGCGGGCGCTGCGCCAGGATTCCCAGAAGCTCGCGACGGTCAAGACGATTCTGGAGCTGATCGAGGCGCGCAGACGGGCGCGCGGCTTTGCCCAGGTGATCGCCAACGTGCCCGGCGCGTCGGTGGCG
The Herpetosiphonaceae bacterium genome window above contains:
- the hisG gene encoding ATP phosphoribosyltransferase, with the translated sequence MLRFAIPSKGSLYDAATRFLESSGLKVSRPNPRQYTARIRSLPDAEVLLHRPADIVQKVAAGDVDLGITGLDLVAELAGDDQNLLIADEDLGFGGVDLVLAVPEAWVDVQSRHDLADLAAEWAAEGRQLRIATKYPNLVRAFCYRQGINVFTLVDSQGATEAAPALGYADLIADITETGTTFRENRLKIVAGTTMLRSQACLICGRRALRQDSQKLATVKTILELIEARRRARGFAQVIANVPGASVADVGRRIVAVPDLAGLQGPTVAPVFDKTRLDAAAGDGGSGWYSISIVVHSDRTLPAVEHLRSLGSTGIVVLPLHYVFGDRSDSFSRLLEQFDADS
- the hisZ gene encoding ATP phosphoribosyltransferase regulatory subunit, encoding MLEPVRGMRDVLPAQQRVLADVQAALQDEMSRWGYELLDLPILERRELYLKKAGEELVGKLYDFTHHGRGLALRPEWTASVLRAYLNALQSEPLPLRLSYSGPVFRYERPQRVTFRQFTQVGVELIGGAAPRADAEVIALACRGLERVGISQYTLTIGHIGVIRALLSGLGLADRTANLLLWNMERLRAGQTDLIRRQLADVHGEELFDLGPLAELPDDQIEALLLTMLRAVGLRLDTSTRPPEAIVARLVRKLRRDDPQPRVERALHLMSQLAGARGAPDVALPQLEALFAAEEIDPAPIGELRAILDLLSAQAIPIERLTVDAGLGRGLHYYTGLIFEIASADGLQLCGGGRYDDLVTALGGRASVPAIGCAYGLERVASALAGRPQPAPAPTVLVMAEDLAYFAAALTTAEHLRARGYVAIVDVRGRSFNANVRDAVRRDALAVAICDNQSPEHVRWYTLADRTEQTLHLDAIPQGGTA
- a CDS encoding creatininase family protein; translation: MSYGKPRDSAYVALRPDQLAAKLAEAPVAYVPWGALEWHSMHLPVGLDGLVAECIAERAVARTSGVVLPTMYLPITALPHRFSISLSASTVRAVLEELLAELARIGFRVVVLLSGHYAQGHELVLIDVAERAIVDHNLLVLATPPMALVSEEYLDHAGRWETAQLLATHPELVDLRALTQALADYPAGHVADLGILGELPVSATAASGEVAIEQALDAIAQWVSLLLQTGDPQPLREFYASRRALYQSFVDRYFSGSYEDAAAAWWAERVRRD